A genome region from Plasmodium vivax chromosome 11, whole genome shotgun sequence includes the following:
- a CDS encoding hypothetical protein, conserved (encoded by transcript PVX_113220A), with protein MDTFGSKCKSLDDNLPSSEFDKQFRQSINLDTLENAALYKENKVNIVNWLQNFTTQFSHYYNKESVKWHKNIHGKRCRDLNYYVDYIIDLISELEFKGNRGKRVKASKTEIDTVKQSMKSLFKHSDKFKCDREEEDYVKRIPIKKDLDDFCENRDYLYGYLDNSNKDCDRLTTYVKEKYDFFFNENTCILDPNNGNEKPLKINDNCTLYDIPKTFSYGHCSNDEMPHRIKSIPHCPAAETFTFGKFLQYISDYMQYIPGISFIQDNLLYVGIGVGGALTLFFVIYKV; from the exons ATGGATACTTTTGGATCAAAATGT AAATCCCTAGACGATAATTTGCCTTCATCAGAATTCGATAAACAATTTAGACAATCTATAAACTTAGACACATTGGAAAATGCTgctttatataaagaaaacaaaGTTAATATTGTAAATTGGTTACAGAATTTTACCACACAATTTTCACATTATTATAACAAAGAATCTGtaaaatggcataaaaatattcatggTAAACGATGTAGagatttaaattattatgtagATTATATAATAGATTTAATAAGCGAGTTAGAATTTAAGGGTAACCGTGGAAAAAGGGTTAAAGCATCGAAAACGGAAATTGATACTGTAAAACAATCTATGAAATCATTATTTAAACATTCtgataaatttaaatgtGATAGAGAGGAGGAGGATTATGTAAAGCGAATACccataaaaaaggatttaGATGATTTCTGTGAAAATAGGGATTACTTATATGGATATTTAGATAATAGTAATAAAGATTGTGATCGATTAACAACAtatgtgaaagaaaaatatgattttttttttaatgagaaCACATGCATTTTGGATCCTAATAATGGAAATGAAAAGCCTTTAAAGATTAATGATAATTGTACATTGTATGACATTCCTAAAACATTTTCTTATGGCCATTGCAGCAATGATGAAATGCCACATAGAATCAAATCTATACCGCACTGTCCAGCGGCGGAAACATTTACTTTTGGCAAATTTCTACAATACATAAGTGACTATATGCAGTATATTCCTGGTATATCATTTATCCAAGATAATTTACTCTACGTTGGAATAGGAGTTGGAGGTGCTTTAACACTTTTCTTTGTGATATATAAGGTATAA